The following coding sequences are from one Luteolibacter yonseiensis window:
- the ligD gene encoding DNA ligase D: MKIATYNVNGINGRLPVLLRWLEMARPDVVCLQELKASQEKFPLSSIEKAGYGAIWQGEKSWNGVAILAKGTVPVEIRRGLPGGRKDTQSRYLEAAVEGVIIGCLYLPNGNPAPGPKFDYKLRWFERLAKHAENLLAEKVPVALVGDFNVMPTPLDVYDPEGWKDDALFRSEVREEFGNLMAQGWIDAIRSLRPEERIYTFWKYLRNAWGRNAGLRIDHFLLSPQLASRLKAADVDRDVRGWEHSSDHAPVWIELASKEVARRAVKAPKKQGDVKRPAADEGSKTAPLAKYHQKRDFDKTPEPGGKVPRHAGNSFVVQEHHARAHHFDFRLEMDGVLVSWAVPKGIPEDTAAKRLAVHVEDHPLEYGEFEGVIPKGNYGAGTVAIWDKGEWQPMGPDWKKDFAKGTLKFRLKGDRLNGPYLLARMKEEPNWMLKMLDPATHPFPSVKADREVPRFVSPQLARVVPSVPAGHEWLHEIKFDGYRLIAVRADGKLTLHTRSGLDWTDRFEETARHLSKISTKDFVMDGEAVVFDDKGRTSFGDLQAALKSGGGGAITFMAFDLLHFDGLNLRNLPLSDRIKRLSELVGEEPGPVRRSTVWPAAMGEELFRQAASAGLEGIISKNAVGRYVEGSRKDWTKSKVRPRQEFVICGYTPPKGSLPAFGALVLGTYENGKLIPRGKVGTGFSGSRREELLPLFQKLATAKAHFKIPEKKVIWIKPRLVAEIEFAEITRDGSIRQGSFLSLREDKAASEVHLDGIQMAVADGKESSVAGVRISHPDRMVFPGDQISKMEVARYFERVGDLMLPFVVNRPLAVLRAPSGITGEMFFQKSFPSHIPDHVYQSELPDGSTVFSIRDVKGLVSLAQFGALEVHPWGAPLPAGEKPDFLTWDLDPDASVPWNEVLGAALLLRDYLEERGLAPLIKTSGGKGLHIMLHIKRTQEWEVMKAFTKAVAVEVAAFNRKRFITTASKSKRQGKIFIDWLRNGRGATCVCPWGLRARPGATVSMPVTWEQLPEIAAAGFTIHEPPETPREWISPKPQTVSKKLLRDLKII; this comes from the coding sequence ATGAAGATCGCCACCTACAATGTGAATGGCATCAATGGCCGGCTGCCCGTGCTGCTGCGATGGTTGGAGATGGCGCGGCCGGATGTCGTCTGCCTTCAGGAGTTGAAGGCTTCACAAGAAAAATTTCCGCTCTCCTCGATTGAGAAGGCGGGTTATGGCGCCATCTGGCAGGGCGAGAAAAGTTGGAATGGCGTTGCGATACTCGCGAAGGGTACGGTGCCTGTGGAGATCCGCCGCGGTCTTCCGGGAGGGAGAAAGGATACCCAGAGCCGCTACCTTGAAGCGGCGGTCGAGGGCGTCATCATCGGCTGCCTCTATCTGCCCAATGGAAATCCCGCTCCCGGACCGAAGTTCGACTACAAGCTCCGATGGTTCGAACGGCTGGCGAAGCACGCGGAAAACCTGCTGGCGGAAAAGGTTCCGGTCGCACTGGTGGGGGATTTCAATGTGATGCCCACCCCGCTGGATGTATATGATCCGGAGGGGTGGAAGGATGACGCGTTGTTCCGGTCCGAGGTTCGTGAGGAGTTCGGAAACCTGATGGCCCAGGGCTGGATTGACGCGATCCGCTCCCTTCGTCCGGAAGAGCGGATCTATACATTCTGGAAATATCTGAGAAACGCTTGGGGGAGGAACGCCGGTCTTCGTATCGACCATTTTCTGTTGAGTCCCCAACTGGCGTCCCGGTTGAAGGCCGCCGACGTCGACCGGGACGTCCGCGGGTGGGAGCACTCCAGTGATCATGCTCCGGTCTGGATCGAACTGGCGTCCAAGGAGGTTGCCCGAAGGGCGGTGAAGGCACCGAAGAAGCAGGGGGATGTGAAGAGGCCCGCTGCTGATGAAGGTTCGAAAACCGCACCCTTGGCAAAGTATCACCAGAAGAGAGACTTCGACAAAACGCCGGAACCCGGAGGTAAGGTGCCGCGACATGCCGGCAATTCTTTTGTCGTCCAGGAACATCACGCCCGGGCACATCATTTTGATTTCCGTTTGGAAATGGACGGGGTGTTAGTGAGCTGGGCGGTGCCCAAGGGCATCCCGGAGGACACCGCGGCCAAGCGGCTGGCCGTTCATGTGGAGGATCACCCGCTGGAATATGGGGAATTCGAGGGCGTCATTCCGAAAGGCAACTATGGTGCGGGCACGGTGGCCATCTGGGACAAGGGAGAGTGGCAGCCGATGGGACCCGACTGGAAAAAGGATTTCGCCAAAGGCACACTGAAGTTCCGTCTCAAGGGTGACCGGTTGAACGGACCTTATCTCCTTGCCCGGATGAAGGAGGAGCCCAACTGGATGTTGAAAATGCTCGATCCCGCGACGCATCCCTTCCCCAGTGTGAAAGCGGATCGGGAGGTTCCACGTTTCGTCTCCCCCCAACTCGCACGTGTCGTTCCTTCCGTGCCGGCGGGGCATGAATGGCTGCATGAAATCAAGTTCGATGGTTACCGCTTGATCGCCGTGCGGGCGGACGGGAAGCTCACCCTTCATACCCGGAGCGGTCTTGATTGGACCGATCGTTTCGAGGAAACAGCCCGCCATCTTTCGAAAATCAGCACGAAGGATTTCGTCATGGATGGCGAGGCCGTGGTTTTCGACGACAAGGGGCGGACCAGCTTCGGGGATCTTCAGGCGGCATTGAAGTCCGGTGGTGGCGGCGCCATCACATTCATGGCGTTCGATCTCCTGCATTTCGACGGACTGAACCTCCGGAATCTTCCACTCTCCGACAGGATCAAACGTCTGTCGGAACTGGTTGGCGAGGAGCCGGGACCCGTCCGACGGTCCACGGTGTGGCCGGCCGCGATGGGGGAGGAGTTGTTCCGGCAGGCGGCTTCCGCAGGACTGGAAGGCATCATCAGCAAGAACGCCGTGGGTCGGTATGTCGAAGGTTCGCGGAAGGATTGGACGAAGTCGAAAGTCCGTCCGCGCCAGGAGTTCGTGATCTGCGGCTATACACCTCCGAAAGGTTCGTTGCCCGCGTTCGGCGCGTTGGTTCTGGGAACCTACGAAAACGGCAAACTCATCCCCCGTGGCAAGGTCGGGACGGGGTTTTCCGGAAGCCGGCGTGAGGAGCTTCTGCCGCTGTTTCAAAAACTGGCGACCGCTAAGGCTCACTTCAAGATACCTGAGAAAAAGGTCATATGGATCAAGCCGCGTCTCGTCGCGGAGATCGAATTCGCGGAGATCACACGGGACGGTTCCATCCGCCAGGGAAGTTTCCTCTCCTTGAGAGAAGACAAGGCGGCGTCCGAGGTTCACCTGGATGGTATCCAGATGGCGGTTGCGGACGGGAAAGAATCCAGCGTCGCGGGAGTCAGGATCAGTCACCCGGACCGGATGGTGTTCCCGGGAGATCAGATCTCCAAGATGGAGGTGGCACGGTATTTCGAACGGGTGGGCGACCTGATGTTGCCGTTTGTCGTCAACCGGCCCCTGGCGGTTCTCCGCGCGCCGTCCGGCATCACGGGCGAGATGTTCTTCCAAAAATCCTTTCCCAGTCACATTCCGGACCATGTCTACCAAAGCGAACTTCCCGACGGGTCCACCGTTTTCTCCATCCGTGACGTGAAAGGGCTGGTATCGCTCGCGCAATTCGGAGCGCTCGAGGTACACCCATGGGGCGCTCCGCTCCCAGCCGGGGAAAAGCCCGATTTTCTCACTTGGGATCTCGATCCGGACGCTTCGGTGCCGTGGAACGAGGTGCTCGGTGCCGCGCTGCTGCTGCGGGACTATCTTGAGGAACGCGGACTCGCTCCCCTTATCAAGACTTCAGGCGGCAAGGGGCTCCACATCATGCTTCACATCAAGCGCACCCAGGAGTGGGAGGTGATGAAGGCCTTCACGAAGGCGGTGGCTGTCGAGGTCGCGGCATTCAATCGCAAGCGCTTCATCACCACCGCCTCGAAGTCCAAGCGGCAGGGGAAGATATTTATCGACTGGTTGCGCAACGGCCGGGGTGCGACATGCGTCTGTCCCTGGGGACTGCGGGCCCGGCCCGGTGCCACTGTCTCGATGCCCGTCACCTGGGAACAGTTGCCCGAAATCGCCGCAGCGGGATTCACGATCCACGAGCCACCCGAAACTCCCAGGGAATGGATCTCGCCCAAACCCCAAACGGTTTCGAAAAAACTCCTCAGGGATTTGAAGATCATCTGA
- a CDS encoding SDR family oxidoreductase, with product MPNKSKDPSNETDLRPAQEQDHQPGRESEMTPAPRYENPELKGSGRLAGRTALITGGDSGIGRAVAVAFAREGADVAIVYLEEDDDAGEAARLVKEKGRKCLLIRCDISSRNACIEAVENTINEFGRLDILVNNAAEQHPRETLGQITEEQLERTFRTNVFSMFYLTAAAMSHLEQSEKPTIINTTSVTAYRGSPELLDYSATKAAIVGYTRSLSGQLAGKGIRVNAVAPGPIWTPLIPATFPADKVAKFGSDVPLGRAGEPWECAECYVFLASDAAAYMTGQVLHPNGGEIING from the coding sequence ATGCCGAACAAATCAAAAGATCCATCCAACGAAACCGACCTTCGTCCGGCACAGGAGCAGGACCATCAGCCGGGCCGCGAAAGCGAAATGACACCGGCCCCCCGGTATGAGAATCCCGAACTGAAGGGGAGCGGCCGCCTCGCGGGCAGGACGGCACTCATCACCGGAGGGGATTCGGGCATCGGCCGTGCGGTTGCCGTCGCCTTCGCCCGTGAGGGCGCCGACGTCGCGATTGTCTATCTTGAAGAGGATGATGATGCCGGGGAGGCCGCCCGGCTGGTGAAAGAGAAGGGGAGGAAATGCCTGCTGATCCGCTGTGACATCTCCTCCCGCAACGCATGCATCGAGGCGGTAGAAAACACCATCAACGAATTTGGAAGGCTCGACATCCTCGTGAACAACGCCGCCGAACAGCATCCGCGCGAGACGCTGGGACAGATCACCGAGGAGCAGTTGGAGAGGACGTTCCGCACGAATGTCTTCTCGATGTTCTATTTGACCGCGGCGGCGATGTCCCACCTCGAGCAGTCGGAGAAACCCACGATCATCAACACCACCTCGGTCACCGCGTATCGGGGAAGTCCCGAGCTTCTCGACTATTCCGCGACGAAGGCCGCCATCGTCGGCTACACCCGTTCTCTCTCCGGACAGCTTGCGGGGAAGGGGATCCGGGTGAATGCCGTGGCTCCGGGACCCATCTGGACTCCGTTGATTCCAGCCACCTTCCCGGCCGACAAGGTCGCGAAATTCGGCTCGGACGTTCCACTGGGCCGTGCCGGGGAACCATGGGAATGCGCGGAGTGTTACGTCTTCCTCGCCAGTGACGCGGCCGCCTACATGACAGGCCAGGTCCTCCACCCGAACGGCGGTGAAATCATCAATGGCTGA
- a CDS encoding host attachment protein encodes MKSLPSIIIVADRGKLVAYRTTETNSLQAIDRTSFSEGNSKISETVSDQSGAFPIPGGVGTGAYESMPMIAELEVRSFRKIRAKIGEILAAEKPGGWGFAAPSEINAAILDELDKDWKKNLRINLPLDLTNTPTQAVAKAFQSPG; translated from the coding sequence ATGAAATCACTGCCATCCATCATCATTGTTGCCGACCGGGGAAAATTGGTCGCCTACCGTACTACCGAGACAAATTCCCTGCAGGCGATCGACAGGACAAGTTTCTCAGAGGGAAATTCGAAGATATCTGAAACCGTCTCCGACCAGTCGGGTGCGTTTCCGATCCCGGGCGGAGTGGGCACGGGTGCCTATGAAAGCATGCCGATGATTGCCGAACTCGAGGTCAGGAGCTTTCGCAAGATCCGCGCGAAAATCGGCGAAATTCTCGCTGCGGAAAAACCAGGAGGCTGGGGTTTCGCCGCTCCCTCCGAAATCAATGCCGCGATTCTGGACGAGCTGGACAAGGATTGGAAAAAGAACCTCCGCATCAACCTTCCCCTGGATCTGACCAACACTCCCACCCAAGCCGTCGCAAAGGCCTTTCAATCACCCGGTTGA